Within the Saccharomonospora amisosensis genome, the region CTCAGCAGGGAGGATGCCCTCGCGCACGCGCACGCCATGTGGCGGCGCGGCGCGGACATCATCGACGTCGGAGGGGAGTCAACCCGGCCTGGGGCGCTGCGCGTCGACGCCGAGACCGAAAGTGCGCGGGTGATTCCTGTCATTCGCGCGCTTGCCGCCGACGGGCTGCTGCTGTCGGTGGACACCACGCGAGCGGCCGTGGCCGCTGCCGCCCTCGATGCGGGCGCGCGGATCGTCAACGACGTCTCCGGTGGCCTCGCCGACCCGGACATGGCGCGGGTCGCCGCCGAAGCCGGAGCACCGTTCGTGTTGATGCACTGGCGTGGCCACAGCAAGGACATGAACGCGCTCGCGCGCTACGACGACGTCGTCAAGGAGGTCTGCGACGAGCTGCGTGCCAGGGTGGATGCCGCGCTGGCCGCGGGGGTCGCCGAGAGCGCCATCGTGCTCGATCCCGGCCTCGGCTTCGCCAAGGAGGCCGAGCACGACTGGGCGCTGCTGCACCGCCTCGATGCCGTCCTCGACCTCGGCTTCCCCGTGCTTGTTGGTGCCTCACGCAAGCGCTTTCTCGGCAGGCTGCTCGCCGACTCCGACGGCCAACCACGCCCGCCCGCGGGCAGGGAGGTCGCCACGGCAGCCGTCTCCGCGCTCGCCGCGAGCGCCGGTGCGTGGGGGGTGCGCGTCCACGATGTCGGAGCCTCGCTCGACGCGGTGAAGGTCGCGGCGGCGTGGCTGCGCGGTGGTGTCTGAGGTGGCCGACGTGTCGGGGGCGGGCGACCGCATCACGTTGACCGGGTTGCGGGTGTTCGGCAGGCACGGCGTACTCGAACGCGAGAAGCGTGACGGGCAAGAGTTCCTGGT harbors:
- the folP gene encoding dihydropteroate synthase; this translates as MGVLNVTPDSFSDGGRYLSREDALAHAHAMWRRGADIIDVGGESTRPGALRVDAETESARVIPVIRALAADGLLLSVDTTRAAVAAAALDAGARIVNDVSGGLADPDMARVAAEAGAPFVLMHWRGHSKDMNALARYDDVVKEVCDELRARVDAALAAGVAESAIVLDPGLGFAKEAEHDWALLHRLDAVLDLGFPVLVGASRKRFLGRLLADSDGQPRPPAGREVATAAVSALAASAGAWGVRVHDVGASLDAVKVAAAWLRGGV